A stretch of the Actinomycetota bacterium genome encodes the following:
- a CDS encoding ABC transporter ATP-binding protein, which yields MSILEVAELAVTYITEGGDVPAVRGVDLRIEPGEVLGLAGESGCGKSTMGLALLRLLPDGTKVSGRVQLDGRDVLAMSKSEVRAVRWSQASIVFQGAMHSLDPVIRVGDQIAEAMIAHGSQDGRRAITARVSELLEQVGIPARRARDFPHEFSGGQRQRVMIAMALACEPKLVIADEPTTALDVMVQAQVLRLLNDLQRDLGLAMLFITHDLSVLTEVSDRLAIMYAGRIVEEGPAREVFESPQHPYTRALAAAFPKIGDERFVGRPAGLGGDPPDPRELPAGCTFAPRCPEVFDRCVQVDPPLFAAGEGRRSACLLVEDASVEGAR from the coding sequence ATGAGCATCCTCGAGGTCGCCGAGCTTGCCGTCACCTACATCACCGAGGGCGGGGACGTTCCAGCCGTGCGCGGCGTCGACCTCCGGATCGAACCGGGCGAGGTGCTCGGGCTCGCCGGGGAGTCCGGTTGCGGCAAGTCCACGATGGGTCTCGCGCTGTTGCGACTGCTCCCCGACGGAACGAAGGTCAGCGGCCGGGTCCAGCTCGACGGGCGGGACGTCCTGGCGATGTCGAAGAGCGAGGTTCGTGCCGTGCGGTGGTCGCAGGCGTCGATCGTGTTCCAGGGGGCGATGCACTCCCTGGACCCGGTGATCCGCGTGGGAGACCAGATCGCCGAGGCGATGATCGCGCACGGGAGCCAGGACGGGCGCCGCGCGATCACCGCCCGGGTGAGCGAGCTGCTCGAACAGGTCGGGATCCCCGCGCGCCGCGCGCGGGACTTCCCCCACGAGTTCTCCGGCGGGCAGCGCCAGCGGGTGATGATCGCGATGGCGCTCGCGTGCGAACCCAAGCTCGTGATCGCCGACGAGCCGACCACCGCACTCGACGTGATGGTGCAGGCTCAGGTGCTCCGGTTGCTGAACGACCTGCAGCGCGATCTGGGGCTGGCGATGCTGTTCATCACCCACGATCTCTCGGTGCTCACCGAGGTCTCGGACCGGCTCGCGATCATGTACGCGGGCCGCATCGTCGAGGAGGGTCCGGCGCGCGAGGTTTTCGAATCCCCGCAGCATCCCTACACACGCGCGCTCGCGGCGGCGTTCCCGAAGATCGGGGACGAACGGTTCGTCGGCCGGCCCGCGGGTCTCGGGGGCGATCCCCCCGATCCGCGGGAGCTGCCGGCCGGCTGCACGTTCGCGCCCCGCTGCCCCGAGGTGTTCGATCGGTGCGTCCAGGTCGACCCGCCACTGTTCGCGGCGGGCGAAGGTCGCCGCTCGGCCTGCCTGCTCGTCGAGGACGCGTCGGTCGAGGGTGCCAGGTGA